The Actinomadura sp. WMMB 499 genome includes a window with the following:
- a CDS encoding aminoglycoside phosphotransferase family protein, translating into MDPVTHTQALSQPLGAPPGEATLRWVEQCLGKGAEVRMVRPLPGGTAHANHALLVESRSGSAHRLVLRRWTARDAPGADARTDARTDASAASGTGGTGGPARRTFGDTEFSPEREIAALALLAAAEVATPSLVAADPAGAYCDVPALLISRLPGHPPRPSPDDLPEYLIQLAAALLLVHGVNGAATMPPYVPHNRLDVRVPPEHALRPELWERVFEAASRPAPEAPARFIHRDYHADNTLWTYGKLTGVVDWSDASSGPVAVDVAHMRRCLAVRYGPSVADRFRSTFDMVSGGHAHDPYWDVRSVLDLLPEVTGAPLDAETVPLLEDYLAALLPELHG; encoded by the coding sequence ATGGACCCCGTGACCCATACTCAGGCTCTCAGCCAACCGCTCGGCGCCCCGCCCGGCGAAGCCACCCTGCGCTGGGTCGAGCAGTGCCTCGGGAAGGGCGCCGAGGTGCGCATGGTGCGCCCCCTCCCCGGCGGCACCGCGCACGCCAACCACGCGCTGCTGGTGGAGAGCAGATCCGGCAGCGCCCACCGGCTGGTGCTGCGCCGCTGGACGGCCCGGGACGCGCCGGGCGCCGACGCCCGCACGGACGCCCGCACGGACGCGAGCGCCGCGAGCGGCACCGGCGGCACCGGCGGGCCCGCGCGCCGGACGTTCGGCGACACCGAGTTCTCCCCCGAGCGCGAGATCGCCGCGCTGGCGCTGCTCGCCGCCGCCGAGGTCGCGACCCCCTCGCTCGTCGCCGCCGACCCGGCCGGCGCGTACTGCGACGTCCCCGCGCTGCTGATCTCCCGGCTGCCCGGCCATCCGCCGCGCCCCTCCCCCGACGACCTCCCCGAGTACCTGATCCAGCTCGCCGCCGCGCTCCTGCTGGTGCACGGCGTGAACGGCGCGGCGACGATGCCGCCGTACGTCCCGCACAACCGGCTGGACGTGCGCGTTCCGCCCGAGCACGCGCTCCGCCCCGAACTGTGGGAGCGCGTGTTCGAGGCGGCGTCCCGGCCCGCCCCCGAGGCGCCCGCCCGGTTCATCCACCGCGACTACCACGCCGACAACACGCTGTGGACGTACGGGAAGCTCACCGGCGTCGTCGACTGGTCCGACGCGTCGTCCGGGCCGGTCGCGGTCGACGTCGCGCACATGCGGCGCTGCCTCGCCGTCCGGTACGGGCCGTCCGTCGCCGACCGGTTCCGGTCGACGTTCGACATGGTGTCGGGCGGGCACGCGCACGACCCGTACTGGGACGTCCGGTCCGTCCTGGACCTGCTGCCCGAGGTCACGGGCGCGCCGCTCGACGCGGAGACCGTCCCGCTCCTGGAGGACTACCTCGCCGCGCTGCTGCCGGAGCTGCACGGCTGA
- a CDS encoding SAM-dependent methyltransferase has protein sequence MDSVSFRALRTPSGQDVLAAATGADVGGDGLLATAARLRERHEPELVAAALTQARLRERAKVKFGADAERMYFTEAGLEQSTRASVAAYRAGRFEDRLPGARVLELGCGIGADLIARARAGLSGDGVELDPLTAEVAQANVDALDVADRASVRVGDAVEQDPDGYAAVFADPGRRTARGRVFDPRAYEPPLDAVLDLAGRTDAGCVKVAPGVPHEAVPDGAEAEWISVGGDVKEAALWLGRLAGGVPRRATLLDGTGAVAGSLFPRGLGDPDVRPWGRYLYEPDGAVIRAHLVAEVADRVGGGLADPRIAYVTSDEAHATPFASGYEIEDVLPFSVKRLRAELRRRDVGVLTVKKRGSAVDVDKLRRDLGFGGRRGRRGTVGLTVVVTRVGRDPVALLARPLAPSGPPPAAPPPAGPSGGPEGR, from the coding sequence ATGGACTCGGTCTCGTTCCGCGCGCTGCGGACCCCCTCCGGCCAGGACGTTCTCGCCGCGGCGACCGGCGCGGACGTCGGCGGGGACGGGCTGCTCGCGACGGCGGCGCGGCTGCGCGAACGACACGAACCCGAACTGGTCGCGGCGGCGCTGACCCAGGCGCGGCTGCGGGAACGCGCGAAGGTCAAGTTCGGTGCGGACGCCGAGCGGATGTACTTCACCGAAGCCGGGCTCGAGCAGTCGACGAGGGCGAGCGTGGCGGCGTACAGGGCGGGACGGTTCGAGGACCGGCTTCCGGGCGCGCGTGTGCTGGAACTGGGCTGCGGCATCGGCGCCGATCTCATCGCCCGAGCGCGCGCGGGGCTCTCCGGGGACGGCGTGGAGCTCGACCCCCTGACGGCGGAGGTCGCGCAGGCGAACGTGGACGCGCTGGACGTCGCCGACCGCGCGTCCGTCCGGGTGGGCGACGCCGTCGAGCAGGACCCGGACGGGTACGCGGCCGTGTTCGCCGACCCCGGGCGCCGCACGGCGCGCGGCCGGGTGTTCGACCCGCGCGCGTACGAGCCGCCGCTCGACGCCGTCCTCGACCTGGCCGGACGGACGGACGCCGGCTGCGTGAAGGTCGCGCCGGGCGTCCCGCACGAGGCCGTCCCGGACGGTGCGGAGGCCGAGTGGATCTCGGTCGGCGGGGACGTGAAGGAGGCCGCGCTGTGGCTGGGGCGGCTCGCGGGCGGCGTGCCGCGCCGCGCGACGCTGCTGGACGGGACGGGCGCGGTGGCGGGCTCGCTGTTCCCGCGCGGGCTCGGCGACCCGGACGTCCGGCCGTGGGGCCGTTACCTGTACGAGCCGGACGGCGCGGTCATCCGGGCGCACCTGGTGGCGGAGGTCGCGGACCGGGTCGGCGGCGGGCTCGCCGACCCGCGCATCGCGTACGTGACCTCGGACGAGGCGCACGCGACGCCGTTCGCGTCCGGGTACGAGATCGAGGACGTGCTGCCGTTCTCGGTGAAGCGGCTGCGCGCGGAGCTGCGGCGGCGGGACGTCGGGGTGCTGACGGTCAAGAAGCGCGGGTCGGCCGTGGACGTGGACAAGCTGCGCCGCGACCTGGGGTTCGGCGGGCGCCGGGGCAGGCGGGGGACGGTCGGGCTGACGGTCGTGGTGACGCGCGTCGGGCGGGACCCGGTGGCGCTGCTGGCGCGCCCGCTGGCCCCCTCGGGGCCCCCTCCGGCGGCCCCTCCCCCGGCGGGTCCGTCCGGCGGGCCGGAAGGGCGCTGA
- the groES gene encoding co-chaperone GroES, with the protein MVTTATKVTLKPLEDRIVVQPLEAETTTASGLVIPDTAKEKPQEGTVVAVGPGRVDDKGDRVPVDVKVGEVVLYSKYGGTEVKYNNEEYLVLSARDVLAVIEK; encoded by the coding sequence ATCGTGACGACCGCCACCAAGGTCACTCTCAAGCCGCTCGAGGACCGCATCGTCGTCCAGCCGCTCGAGGCCGAGACCACCACCGCGTCGGGCCTGGTGATTCCCGACACCGCCAAGGAGAAGCCCCAGGAGGGCACGGTCGTGGCCGTCGGCCCGGGCCGCGTCGACGACAAGGGCGACCGCGTCCCCGTCGACGTCAAGGTCGGCGAGGTCGTGCTGTACAGCAAGTACGGCGGCACCGAGGTCAAGTACAACAACGAGGAGTACCTCGTGCTCTCGGCCCGCGACGTGCTCGCGGTCATCGAGAAGTAA
- the groL gene encoding chaperonin GroEL (60 kDa chaperone family; promotes refolding of misfolded polypeptides especially under stressful conditions; forms two stacked rings of heptamers to form a barrel-shaped 14mer; ends can be capped by GroES; misfolded proteins enter the barrel where they are refolded when GroES binds) — protein sequence MAKILEFDEDARRALERGVNALADAVKVTIGPRGRNVVIDKKFGAPTITNDGVTIAREVELEDPYENLGAQLAKEVATKTNDIAGDGTTTATVLAQALVREGTRNVAAGASPLALKRGMDAAAQFVSDQLLKTSREVASKEEIAHVATISAQDPQIGELIAEAFDKVGKDGVITVEEAHTMGLELEFTEGLQFDKGYLSPHMVTDPERMEAVLEDAYVLIVDGKISNVQEFLPLAEKVAQTKKPLLVVAEDVEGEALALLVANKIRGTFTSVAVKAPGFGDRRKAMLGDMATLTGGQVVSEAIGLKLDSIDIDDLGRARRITVTKDNTTIVDGEGSADEITARVNQIKVEIENSDSDWDREKLQERLAKLAGGVCVLRVGAATEVELKEKKHRLEDAISSSRAGIEEGMVSGGGSALVHVAKEGFDSIGLSGDEAVGAEALRRALDEPLRWIAENAGQEGYVVVSKVRDLQAGHGYNAATGEYGDLVAQGVIDPVKVTRSAVTNAASIAGMLLTTEALVVDKPEEEEEPAGGHGHGHGHGH from the coding sequence ATGGCGAAGATCCTGGAGTTCGATGAGGACGCTCGCCGGGCTCTTGAGCGCGGCGTCAACGCTCTCGCTGACGCCGTGAAGGTGACGATCGGCCCGCGCGGCCGCAACGTCGTCATCGACAAGAAGTTCGGCGCGCCGACGATCACCAACGACGGCGTCACCATCGCCCGCGAGGTGGAGCTGGAGGACCCCTACGAGAACCTGGGGGCCCAGCTCGCCAAGGAAGTGGCGACCAAGACCAACGACATCGCGGGCGACGGCACCACCACGGCGACCGTCCTCGCGCAGGCGCTGGTCCGCGAGGGCACCCGCAACGTCGCCGCCGGCGCGTCGCCGCTCGCCCTCAAGCGCGGCATGGACGCCGCCGCCCAGTTCGTGTCCGACCAGCTGCTGAAGACGTCCCGCGAGGTCGCCTCCAAGGAGGAGATCGCGCACGTCGCGACCATCTCCGCGCAGGACCCGCAGATCGGCGAGCTGATCGCCGAGGCGTTCGACAAGGTCGGCAAGGACGGCGTCATCACCGTCGAGGAGGCCCACACCATGGGCCTCGAGCTGGAGTTCACCGAGGGCCTCCAGTTCGACAAGGGCTACCTGTCCCCGCACATGGTCACCGACCCCGAGCGCATGGAGGCCGTCCTCGAGGACGCCTACGTGCTCATCGTGGACGGCAAGATCTCCAACGTGCAGGAGTTCCTGCCGCTGGCGGAGAAGGTCGCCCAGACCAAGAAGCCGCTGCTGGTCGTGGCCGAGGACGTCGAGGGCGAGGCCCTCGCGCTGCTCGTCGCCAACAAGATCCGCGGCACCTTCACCTCCGTCGCCGTCAAGGCGCCGGGCTTCGGTGACCGCCGCAAGGCGATGCTGGGCGACATGGCCACCCTGACCGGCGGCCAGGTCGTCTCCGAGGCCATCGGCCTCAAGCTCGACTCGATCGACATCGACGACCTGGGCCGCGCGCGCCGGATCACCGTCACCAAGGACAACACCACCATCGTCGATGGCGAGGGGTCCGCGGACGAGATCACCGCGCGGGTCAACCAGATCAAGGTCGAGATCGAGAACAGCGACTCCGACTGGGACCGCGAGAAGCTGCAGGAGCGGCTGGCCAAGCTGGCCGGCGGCGTCTGCGTGCTGCGCGTCGGCGCCGCCACCGAGGTGGAGCTGAAGGAGAAGAAGCACCGCCTCGAGGACGCCATCTCCTCCAGCCGCGCCGGCATCGAGGAGGGCATGGTCTCCGGTGGCGGCAGCGCCCTGGTGCACGTCGCCAAGGAGGGCTTCGACTCCATCGGCCTGTCCGGTGACGAGGCCGTCGGCGCCGAGGCGCTGCGCCGCGCGCTCGACGAGCCGCTCCGGTGGATCGCCGAGAACGCGGGCCAGGAGGGCTACGTCGTCGTCTCCAAGGTGCGCGACCTGCAGGCCGGCCACGGCTACAACGCCGCCACCGGCGAGTACGGCGACCTGGTCGCCCAGGGCGTCATCGACCCGGTGAAGGTCACCCGTTCGGCCGTCACCAACGCCGCCTCCATCGCGGGCATGCTGCTCACGACCGAGGCGCTCGTGGTCGACAAGCCGGAGGAGGAAGAGGAGCCCGCCGGCGGTCACGGCCACGGCCACGGTCACGGCCACTGA
- a CDS encoding sigma-70 family RNA polymerase sigma factor, which produces MTQGSHARTMAASAAELSGGPPPPPRDTGRGRRRTAKPDDGDLKELTALAVQGDPGAIEVLIAEVRPMIVRYCRARLGRVSGQYHIADDVAQEVCIAVLSALPRYRDMGRPFASFVFGIAAHKIADALRSAVRAAVPTEDLPDGPDDRPGPEETVVRHIEAQRARDLLTRLPEQQRELVLLRVVAGLSAEETGNVLGMSAGAVRVAQHRALARLRAMAREESIA; this is translated from the coding sequence GTGACCCAGGGAAGCCACGCCCGGACCATGGCCGCGAGCGCAGCCGAGCTCTCCGGGGGACCGCCGCCCCCGCCCCGCGACACGGGCCGCGGGAGGCGGCGCACGGCGAAACCCGACGACGGTGATCTCAAGGAACTGACCGCGCTCGCCGTGCAGGGCGATCCCGGTGCGATCGAGGTGCTGATCGCCGAGGTCCGCCCCATGATCGTCCGGTACTGCCGGGCCCGGCTCGGCCGCGTCTCGGGGCAGTACCACATCGCCGACGACGTGGCGCAGGAGGTGTGCATCGCCGTCCTGTCGGCCCTGCCCCGCTACCGGGACATGGGCCGCCCCTTCGCGTCGTTCGTCTTCGGCATCGCCGCGCACAAGATCGCGGACGCGCTGCGCAGCGCGGTCCGCGCGGCCGTCCCCACCGAGGACCTGCCGGACGGCCCGGACGACCGGCCCGGGCCCGAGGAGACGGTGGTGCGGCACATCGAGGCGCAGCGCGCCCGCGACCTGCTGACGCGGCTGCCCGAGCAGCAGCGCGAGCTGGTGCTGCTGCGCGTCGTGGCGGGTCTGTCGGCCGAGGAGACCGGTAATGTACTGGGCATGTCCGCGGGGGCGGTACGGGTCGCGCAGCACCGGGCGCTGGCCCGGCTTCGGGCGATGGCCAGAGAGGAGTCGATCGCTTGA
- a CDS encoding PLP-dependent aminotransferase family protein, translating to MAKVWVNLAERIGADLLVEPSGGGRRAALTRALREAVRSGRLAPGTRLPPYRSLAADLGLARNTVADAYAELVAEGWLTARQGSGTRVALRARPPAPPRPSPPRPPPRHDLGQGKPDPASFPRTAWLASARRALTAAPSEAFGPGDPRGRPELRRALAEYLARTRGVRADPERIVVCSGFSHALRLLFGGRVLRGPLAVEAYGLPFHRGLLAGAGVRTRPLAVDADGARVDGLGGERAVLLTPAHQFPTGGPLHPRRRAAVVDWAAGGGVIVEDDYDGEFRYDRRPVGAVQGLAPDRVVYAGSVSKSLSPAVRLGWMVLPGRLVEGVLAVKGEREAWASSLDQLTLADFLESGSYDRQVRRMRQRYRRRRDRLTAALAERAPHVGVSGMAAGLHVVLRLPDGTEAATLRAAARAGIAVDGLGAFRHPDAGGPDGPDGPGGDGLVVGYAAPPEHAYEPAIRALLDVLP from the coding sequence ATGGCGAAAGTCTGGGTCAATCTGGCCGAGCGGATCGGTGCCGACCTGCTGGTGGAGCCGTCGGGTGGTGGGCGGCGGGCGGCGCTGACCCGGGCGCTGCGGGAGGCGGTCCGGTCCGGACGGCTGGCCCCGGGGACGCGGCTCCCGCCGTACCGGTCGCTGGCCGCCGACCTCGGGCTCGCGCGCAACACGGTCGCCGACGCCTACGCCGAGCTGGTCGCCGAGGGCTGGCTGACCGCGCGGCAGGGGTCGGGGACGCGGGTCGCGCTGCGGGCACGACCGCCGGCGCCGCCCCGGCCGAGCCCGCCGCGCCCGCCGCCCCGGCACGACCTGGGGCAGGGCAAGCCGGATCCGGCGTCGTTCCCGCGGACCGCGTGGCTGGCGTCGGCGCGGCGCGCGCTCACCGCCGCCCCGAGCGAGGCGTTCGGCCCCGGCGACCCGAGGGGACGTCCCGAGCTGCGCAGGGCACTGGCCGAGTACCTGGCGCGCACGCGGGGGGTGCGGGCCGATCCGGAGCGCATCGTGGTCTGCTCGGGGTTCTCGCACGCGCTCCGGCTGCTGTTCGGCGGGCGGGTGCTGCGAGGGCCGCTGGCGGTGGAGGCCTACGGGCTGCCGTTCCACCGCGGACTGCTGGCCGGGGCGGGCGTCCGCACCCGGCCGCTGGCCGTGGACGCGGACGGCGCGCGGGTGGACGGGCTGGGCGGTGAGCGCGCGGTGCTGCTGACGCCCGCGCACCAGTTCCCGACGGGCGGGCCGCTGCATCCGCGCCGGCGGGCGGCGGTCGTGGACTGGGCGGCGGGCGGCGGGGTGATCGTCGAGGACGACTACGACGGCGAGTTCCGCTACGACCGCCGGCCCGTCGGGGCCGTCCAGGGGCTGGCCCCGGACCGCGTGGTGTACGCGGGGTCGGTGAGCAAGAGCCTGTCCCCGGCGGTCCGGCTGGGCTGGATGGTGCTGCCCGGACGGCTGGTCGAGGGCGTGCTCGCGGTGAAGGGCGAGCGGGAGGCGTGGGCGAGCTCGCTCGACCAGCTCACCCTCGCCGACTTCCTGGAGTCGGGTTCCTACGACCGGCAGGTGCGCCGGATGCGGCAGCGGTACCGGCGGCGGCGCGACCGGCTCACCGCGGCGCTGGCGGAGCGGGCGCCGCACGTCGGCGTGTCCGGGATGGCGGCCGGGCTGCACGTGGTGCTGCGGCTGCCGGACGGCACGGAGGCGGCGACGCTGCGCGCGGCGGCGCGGGCCGGGATCGCCGTGGACGGGCTGGGCGCCTTCCGGCATCCGGACGCGGGCGGACCGGACGGACCGGACGGACCGGGCGGCGACGGGCTGGTCGTCGGCTACGCCGCGCCGCCCGAGCACGCGTACGAGCCGGCGATCCGGGCGCTGCTGGACGTCCTGCCCTAG
- a CDS encoding FAD-binding oxidoreductase, with translation MTFENIRGRVLLPGDAGFDDARRPWNLAVDQPVAAVVEAADAADVAALVRHARASGRTITTQPSGHGATGRTEDAILLRTGRLDGLRVDPSTRTARAGAGVNWGRVQAAAAPHGLTGLPGSSPVVSVTGYTLGGGLGWFGRAHGWAADSVTAFDVVDAGGAARRVTPAGDPDLFWALRGGGGDFAIVTAVEFALHPAPALYGGRVLWSGDRLPEVMDAYRELTAAAPDHVTAWLDVLHFPGSDPLVAIDVTVLGDARDLLRPLDAIPGALSDGRRPMSPADLGTITAEPTAPGAGLSRGELLTDLDDGTVKTLLSDPIAPLMSLQIRHLGGAFGRPSDTPHGPLTEPYALYLFGVPTGPESSAAITAKQRALAGALGPHLSGRKPFTYLNAAETAADAFGPAALGRLRDIKRTRDPHGVFRSNFPVLADG, from the coding sequence ATGACCTTCGAGAACATCCGCGGCCGCGTCCTCCTCCCCGGCGACGCCGGCTTCGACGACGCCCGCCGCCCCTGGAACCTCGCCGTCGACCAGCCCGTCGCCGCCGTCGTCGAGGCGGCCGACGCCGCCGACGTCGCCGCGCTCGTCCGGCACGCCCGCGCGTCCGGCCGCACCATCACCACCCAGCCGTCCGGGCACGGCGCCACCGGCCGCACCGAGGACGCGATCCTGCTGCGCACCGGACGCCTCGACGGCCTGCGCGTCGACCCGTCCACCCGCACCGCCCGCGCCGGGGCGGGCGTGAACTGGGGCCGTGTGCAGGCCGCCGCCGCGCCGCACGGCCTCACCGGCCTGCCCGGCAGCTCCCCGGTCGTCAGCGTCACCGGCTACACCCTCGGCGGCGGGCTCGGTTGGTTCGGCCGCGCCCACGGCTGGGCCGCCGACTCCGTCACGGCCTTCGACGTCGTCGACGCCGGCGGCGCCGCCCGCCGCGTCACGCCCGCCGGCGATCCCGACCTGTTCTGGGCGCTGCGCGGCGGGGGCGGCGACTTCGCGATCGTCACCGCGGTCGAGTTCGCCCTGCACCCCGCCCCGGCCCTGTACGGCGGCCGCGTCCTGTGGAGCGGCGACCGGCTCCCCGAGGTCATGGACGCCTACCGCGAGCTGACCGCCGCCGCGCCCGACCATGTCACGGCCTGGCTGGACGTCCTGCACTTCCCCGGCTCGGACCCGCTCGTCGCGATCGACGTCACCGTCCTCGGCGACGCCCGCGACCTGCTGCGTCCCCTCGACGCGATCCCGGGTGCGCTCTCCGACGGCCGCCGGCCCATGTCGCCGGCCGACCTCGGCACGATCACCGCCGAACCCACCGCCCCCGGTGCCGGCCTGTCGCGCGGCGAACTGCTGACCGACCTCGACGACGGCACCGTCAAGACCCTGCTGTCCGACCCGATCGCCCCGCTCATGAGTCTGCAGATCCGGCATCTCGGCGGCGCGTTCGGCCGCCCGTCCGACACCCCGCACGGCCCGCTGACCGAGCCCTACGCGCTCTACCTGTTCGGCGTCCCGACCGGCCCCGAGTCGTCCGCCGCGATCACCGCGAAGCAGCGGGCTCTGGCCGGCGCCCTCGGGCCCCACTTGTCGGGACGCAAGCCCTTCACGTACCTGAACGCCGCGGAGACCGCCGCCGACGCCTTCGGCCCCGCGGCCCTCGGCCGGCTGCGCGACATCAAGCGGACCCGCGACCCGCACGGCGTCTTCCGCAGCAACTTCCCCGTCCTCGCCGACGGGTGA
- a CDS encoding DUF5319 domain-containing protein gives MHDDAPLDPFAGDPDDPAASLGDPGEDAAPLSVTEREDVLADLADLEVFRALLEPLGVRGLTVDCGDCGKAHYIDWDLLHGNLRHLLDEGLPRVHEPALSPDPVDYVSWEYARGYVDGVIDSEEGRDD, from the coding sequence GTGCACGACGACGCTCCGCTCGACCCGTTCGCCGGAGATCCGGACGATCCGGCGGCGTCGCTCGGCGATCCGGGCGAGGACGCCGCCCCGCTCAGCGTGACCGAACGCGAGGACGTCCTCGCCGACCTCGCCGACCTCGAGGTCTTCCGCGCCCTGCTCGAACCCCTGGGCGTCCGCGGCCTCACCGTCGACTGCGGCGACTGCGGCAAGGCGCACTACATCGACTGGGATCTCCTGCACGGCAACCTTCGGCACCTCCTCGACGAGGGCCTTCCCCGCGTCCACGAGCCGGCCCTGTCCCCCGACCCCGTCGACTACGTCTCGTGGGAGTACGCCCGCGGCTACGTCGACGGCGTCATCGACAGCGAGGAAGGCCGCGACGACTGA
- the guaB gene encoding IMP dehydrogenase — MNPAAEPAKFLPQGLTFDDVLLLPGYSDLQPGEADTTTRLTREISLRIPLLSAAMDTVTEARTAVAMARQGGIGVLHRNMPIEEQADQADRVKRSEAGMITKPVTCLPDATLADVEELCARYRISGVPVTDVRGVLVGIVTNRDMRFENDPARPVREVMTPMPLVTAPVDVARDEAFALLAGNKVEKLPLVDGEGRLRGLITTKDFTKSEKYPDSTKDADGRLLVAAAVGVGEDAVARARALVEAGTDVIIVDTAHGHSKGVADTIATIKAGAPVQVVGGNVATYAGARLLVEAGVDAVKVGVGPGSICTTRIVAGVGVPQLTAISEAARAAKEAGVPVIGDGGIQYSGDIAKAVVAGADTVMLGSLLAGIEESPGELIFVHGKQYKSYRGMGSLGAMRNRERGASFSKDRYAQADVSSEEKLIPEGVEGQVPYRGPLANVAHQLVGGLHQSMWYAGTRTIPELQERGQLMRISPAGLRESHPHDIQMTVEAPNYQGR; from the coding sequence ATGAACCCCGCCGCCGAGCCCGCCAAGTTCCTTCCCCAGGGCCTCACCTTCGACGACGTCCTCTTGCTTCCCGGGTACTCCGATCTGCAGCCGGGGGAGGCCGACACCACGACGCGGCTGACCCGCGAGATCTCGCTGCGGATCCCGCTGCTGTCGGCGGCGATGGACACGGTGACCGAGGCCCGGACGGCGGTCGCGATGGCGCGGCAGGGCGGCATCGGCGTGCTGCACCGCAACATGCCGATCGAGGAGCAGGCCGACCAGGCCGACCGGGTGAAGCGGTCCGAGGCCGGGATGATCACCAAGCCGGTGACGTGCCTGCCGGACGCCACGCTCGCCGACGTCGAGGAGCTGTGCGCCCGCTACCGGATCTCCGGGGTGCCGGTCACCGACGTGCGGGGCGTGCTCGTCGGCATCGTGACGAACCGCGACATGCGGTTCGAGAACGACCCGGCCCGTCCGGTGCGCGAGGTCATGACGCCCATGCCGCTGGTCACCGCGCCGGTGGACGTGGCGCGCGACGAGGCGTTCGCGCTGCTGGCGGGCAACAAGGTCGAGAAGCTCCCGCTGGTCGACGGGGAGGGCCGGCTCCGCGGCCTGATCACCACCAAGGACTTCACCAAGAGCGAGAAGTACCCGGACTCGACCAAGGACGCGGACGGACGGCTCCTGGTGGCGGCGGCCGTGGGCGTCGGCGAGGACGCGGTGGCGCGGGCGCGCGCGCTCGTCGAGGCGGGCACCGACGTGATCATCGTCGACACCGCGCACGGGCACTCCAAGGGCGTCGCCGACACCATCGCGACGATCAAGGCGGGCGCCCCGGTGCAGGTGGTCGGCGGGAACGTCGCCACGTACGCGGGCGCGAGGCTGCTGGTGGAGGCCGGGGTGGACGCCGTCAAGGTGGGCGTCGGACCGGGGTCGATCTGCACCACCCGGATCGTCGCGGGCGTCGGTGTCCCGCAGCTCACGGCGATCTCCGAGGCGGCGCGGGCGGCGAAGGAGGCCGGCGTCCCGGTGATCGGCGACGGCGGCATCCAGTACTCCGGCGACATCGCCAAGGCCGTCGTGGCGGGCGCCGACACGGTGATGCTCGGCAGCCTGCTGGCGGGCATCGAGGAGTCGCCGGGCGAGCTGATCTTCGTGCACGGCAAGCAGTACAAGTCGTACCGGGGCATGGGTTCGCTGGGCGCGATGCGCAACCGGGAGCGGGGCGCCTCGTTCTCCAAGGACCGGTACGCGCAGGCCGACGTGAGCAGCGAGGAGAAGCTGATCCCCGAGGGCGTCGAGGGGCAGGTCCCGTACCGGGGGCCGCTCGCGAACGTCGCGCACCAGCTCGTCGGCGGCCTGCACCAGTCGATGTGGTACGCCGGGACCCGGACGATCCCCGAGCTGCAGGAGCGCGGGCAGCTGATGCGGATCAGCCCGGCCGGGCTGCGGGAGAGCCACCCGCACGACATCCAGATGACGGTCGAGGCGCCGAACTACCAGGGACGCTGA